A single genomic interval of Mucilaginibacter boryungensis harbors:
- a CDS encoding tRNA1(Val) (adenine(37)-N6)-methyltransferase: MADLFHFKQFSIDQSGCAMKINTDGVLLGALAEVNKPQAILDIGTGTGVIALMLTQRFPEAKIDAVEIDETAAKTAASNFAKSQFVNRLTLFPSSFEQFFEANDDKHYNLIVSNPPFYINSLHSPGAGKKLAKHADVDFFKNLISDAAKHLTAEGMFWLILPVDTAELVKQLSIVNGLMIHHIINIRSYPESKPHRQIISFDRQQTNMFETQFVIYDALKQYSGQYQTALKDFFTIF, from the coding sequence ATGGCTGACTTATTCCATTTCAAGCAATTTAGCATAGACCAAAGCGGTTGTGCCATGAAGATCAATACCGATGGTGTGTTGTTAGGTGCGCTTGCCGAAGTAAATAAACCTCAGGCCATACTTGATATAGGTACGGGAACCGGGGTAATCGCCTTAATGCTGACACAACGATTCCCTGAAGCTAAAATTGATGCGGTTGAAATTGATGAAACAGCGGCCAAAACAGCAGCCTCTAATTTTGCCAAGTCCCAATTTGTAAATCGTCTTACCTTATTCCCCAGTTCATTTGAACAATTTTTTGAAGCTAATGATGATAAGCATTACAACCTGATCGTTTCCAACCCACCGTTTTACATCAATTCGCTGCATTCGCCTGGCGCAGGAAAGAAGCTGGCCAAGCATGCGGATGTGGATTTTTTTAAAAATTTAATTAGTGATGCTGCAAAGCACCTAACTGCTGAAGGTATGTTTTGGTTGATTTTACCTGTAGATACCGCTGAATTGGTGAAACAGCTGTCAATAGTTAACGGGTTAATGATACATCATATTATCAATATTAGATCATACCCTGAATCAAAACCGCATCGGCAGATAATTTCTTTTGACCGGCAGCAAACAAATATGTTCGAAACGCAATTTGTTATCTACGATGCACTTAAGCAGTATTCAGGACAATACCAAACAGCTTTAAAAGATTTTTTCACGATATTTTAG
- the purL gene encoding phosphoribosylformylglycinamidine synthase subunit PurL, which translates to MEHQQLTTVETAKDLGLLPAEYDRIKEILGRVPNFTELSIFSVMWSEHCSYKNSITWLKTLPKDGPRMLAKAGEENAGLVDLGDGIGCAFKIESHNHPSALEPYQGAATGVGGINRDIFTMGARPIAQLNSLRFGDLSLDKTKWLVKGVVKGISHYGNAFGIPTVGGELAFDECYNINPLVNAFSAGIVKAGETVSATSYGVGNPVYIVGSATGKDGIHGAAFASKDITEDSVNDLPAVQVGDPFQEKLLLEATLEVIKTGAVVGMQDMGAAGIICSNSEMSAKGEHGMRIDLDKVPTRQENMKPFEILLSESQERMLIVVFKGREAEVQAIFDKWDLNCVQIGEVTDTKRLHYYMHGELVADVPADDLVLGGGAPVYEREYKEPAYYAENQKFNINDVPEPANLLDVAEHLISHPNIASKRWVTDQYDSMIGTATMTTNRPSDAAVVAVKDTDKAIVITVDCNSRYVYADPQKGCAIAVAEAARNITCAGGEPVAITNCLNFGNPYKPEVYWQFVGAIKGMGEACRKFETPVTGGNVSFYNQSSDEGPVFPTPTIGMLGVMDDIGNIMTSDFKQPDDLIYLIGESVNDIASSQYLASYHKILKAPAPYFDLDKEYATHQVIKQLITGKIIQSAHDVADGGLFITLVESAMPNGLGFDIATDSSIRKDAFLFGEAQGRIVVSIAPADQERFIELMATSEVEFSLLGTVAHEGDLMIDEEHFGNIQDVKLVYDNVLHVILGE; encoded by the coding sequence TTGGAGCACCAGCAACTCACCACCGTAGAAACAGCTAAAGACCTGGGCCTTTTACCCGCAGAATACGATCGCATAAAAGAAATACTGGGCCGTGTGCCAAATTTTACCGAATTATCTATCTTTTCGGTTATGTGGAGCGAACACTGTTCGTACAAAAATTCAATTACCTGGTTAAAAACATTGCCAAAAGATGGCCCGCGTATGCTGGCCAAGGCGGGCGAGGAAAATGCCGGTTTGGTTGATTTGGGCGATGGTATTGGCTGTGCTTTCAAAATAGAATCGCACAACCACCCTTCAGCATTAGAGCCTTACCAGGGCGCGGCTACCGGTGTGGGCGGTATTAACCGCGATATATTTACCATGGGTGCACGCCCCATTGCGCAGCTTAATTCGTTGCGTTTTGGCGATTTAAGTCTGGATAAAACCAAGTGGCTGGTTAAGGGCGTGGTTAAAGGGATCAGTCATTACGGCAATGCCTTTGGTATCCCAACCGTTGGTGGCGAATTAGCTTTTGACGAGTGTTATAATATCAATCCGCTGGTAAATGCCTTCTCTGCAGGTATTGTTAAAGCCGGCGAAACGGTTTCGGCTACATCATACGGTGTAGGTAACCCGGTTTATATTGTGGGTTCGGCTACCGGTAAAGATGGTATCCACGGCGCGGCTTTTGCATCAAAAGATATTACGGAAGATTCAGTGAATGATCTTCCGGCTGTACAGGTGGGCGACCCGTTTCAGGAGAAACTGTTACTGGAAGCTACTTTAGAAGTAATAAAAACCGGCGCTGTAGTGGGTATGCAGGATATGGGTGCGGCAGGTATCATCTGTTCAAACTCGGAAATGAGCGCTAAGGGCGAGCACGGTATGCGTATCGATCTGGATAAGGTACCCACCCGACAGGAAAACATGAAGCCGTTCGAGATCCTGTTGTCAGAATCGCAGGAACGGATGCTGATAGTGGTATTTAAAGGCCGCGAAGCCGAAGTGCAGGCCATATTTGATAAATGGGATTTAAACTGCGTGCAGATAGGTGAGGTAACCGATACTAAACGCCTGCATTACTACATGCATGGCGAACTGGTAGCCGACGTACCTGCTGATGACCTGGTATTAGGTGGTGGCGCACCTGTTTACGAGCGTGAATACAAAGAGCCTGCTTACTACGCCGAAAACCAAAAATTTAATATTAACGATGTTCCTGAGCCTGCTAATTTATTAGACGTGGCCGAACACCTGATATCGCACCCTAACATCGCATCAAAGCGGTGGGTTACCGATCAGTACGATTCGATGATCGGTACAGCTACCATGACCACCAACCGCCCAAGCGACGCGGCCGTAGTTGCAGTTAAGGATACCGATAAAGCTATTGTTATTACGGTTGACTGCAACAGCCGTTATGTATACGCCGACCCGCAAAAGGGCTGCGCTATTGCCGTTGCCGAAGCTGCACGTAACATTACCTGCGCAGGTGGCGAACCTGTGGCCATTACCAACTGCTTAAATTTTGGTAACCCATACAAACCCGAGGTATACTGGCAGTTTGTAGGCGCTATTAAAGGTATGGGCGAAGCTTGCCGCAAGTTTGAAACCCCTGTAACCGGTGGTAACGTAAGCTTCTACAATCAATCCAGCGACGAAGGGCCAGTATTCCCCACGCCAACTATCGGTATGCTGGGTGTAATGGATGATATCGGCAATATCATGACATCGGATTTTAAACAGCCGGATGATCTGATCTACCTGATAGGCGAATCGGTGAATGACATTGCTTCATCACAATACCTTGCATCGTACCATAAAATATTAAAGGCGCCTGCGCCATATTTTGATCTTGATAAAGAATACGCCACCCACCAGGTTATTAAGCAACTCATCACTGGCAAAATTATACAGTCGGCGCATGATGTGGCTGATGGCGGGTTGTTCATTACCCTGGTAGAATCGGCCATGCCAAACGGCCTGGGCTTTGATATAGCAACGGATAGCAGTATCCGTAAGGATGCCTTCTTATTCGGTGAGGCACAGGGCAGGATAGTAGTGAGCATAGCACCTGCAGACCAGGAACGTTTTATTGAACTGATGGCTACCAGCGAGGTAGAGTTTAGCTTATTAGGTACAGTAGCGCACGAAGGTGACCTGATGATAGATGAAGAGCACTTCGGAAACATTCAGGATGTGAAATTGGTTTACGATAACGTGTTGCACGTGATATTAGGCGAATAA
- a CDS encoding metallophosphoesterase family protein — protein sequence MTRIGLLSDTHSYIDDNILSHFNNCDEIWHAGDFGNMEVADRLSALKPLRGVYGNIDGGDVRKTFPEHLRFKCEEVDVWMTHIGGYPGRYNPAIRSEIYTKPPKLFICGHSHILKVMFDEKIKCLHINPGAAGKQGWHKVRTLIKFCISDEKIHTLEAVELLK from the coding sequence ATGACCCGTATAGGCCTCCTTTCAGATACCCACAGCTATATAGACGATAACATTCTATCGCATTTTAACAATTGCGATGAGATTTGGCATGCCGGCGATTTTGGAAATATGGAGGTTGCCGACAGGCTCTCAGCCCTGAAACCTTTGCGCGGGGTATATGGAAATATCGATGGCGGCGATGTGCGTAAAACCTTTCCCGAACATCTGCGTTTTAAATGCGAAGAGGTGGATGTTTGGATGACGCATATAGGCGGTTATCCGGGCAGGTACAACCCGGCTATTAGAAGTGAAATTTACACTAAGCCCCCTAAGTTATTTATTTGCGGACATTCGCATATTTTAAAGGTGATGTTTGACGAAAAGATAAAATGCCTGCATATTAATCCGGGAGCGGCTGGAAAACAAGGCTGGCATAAGGTTAGGACCTTAATTAAATTTTGTATTTCTGACGAAAAAATCCATACCTTAGAAGCAGTAGAATTGTTAAAGTAG
- the gloA2 gene encoding SMU1112c/YaeR family gloxylase I-like metalloprotein: MLKLNKIHHIAIICSDYAVSKRFYTEVLGLEIIQEVYRAERKSYKLDLAVGGQYQIELFSFPNPPKRTSRPEAAGLRHLAFEVADIEAAILALSDHKVVAEPIRIDEHTGKRFTFFADPDGLPIELYEQ, translated from the coding sequence ATGTTAAAACTGAATAAGATACACCACATAGCCATTATCTGTTCGGACTATGCAGTATCTAAAAGGTTTTACACCGAGGTTTTAGGCCTTGAAATTATACAGGAAGTTTATCGCGCTGAGCGAAAATCATACAAGCTCGATCTGGCTGTTGGAGGGCAATACCAGATCGAGCTTTTTTCTTTTCCAAACCCACCTAAAAGGACATCCCGCCCAGAAGCGGCTGGTCTAAGACATTTAGCTTTTGAAGTAGCTGATATTGAAGCTGCGATATTGGCCCTAAGCGACCATAAGGTTGTTGCCGAACCCATACGCATTGATGAGCACACGGGCAAGCGCTTCACTTTTTTTGCCGATCCGGATGGTTTGCCTATTGAACTTTACGAGCAATAA
- a CDS encoding heavy metal translocating P-type ATPase, translated as MTDQLVELNVTGMHCNNCAISVHRLLEKKGLQNILVDFAGEEVKFSTTDETVIPQIIKDIEGLGFHVVDDVATHREKFYQKIENKFIFCAILTAPLLLHMVLPWHLLHHPYIQLALCLPVFIVGCLHFGKSAISSIRGGVPNMDVLIFIGSSAAFIYSLAGTIQNLGEQYQFYETCATIITLVLLGNLFEKRSVTQTTSAVKDLVKYQQVDARRIINGQVEIINAGEVKSGDILLVNTGDKIPVDGDILEGNASVDESMLTGESVPVEKQKYDSVIGGTILQSGNIRIIATKVGSNSVLAQIIDLMKKAQAAKPPIQKLGDKVAGIFVPTVILISLITFVLTYFAFGGTLQNSLMHAIAVLVISCPCAMGLATPTAVMVGLGRAAKNGVLIKGGDTIEAVANTKYIVFDKTGTLTTGTFALRDIRAQGSASIETIRGIVTAIEERSNHPIARSLVQQLKGQPQQKTILKAVSEEKGLGMRAEDVEGNHYFLGAAKTGTDIAYNLALYKNQQLIAEIAIQDDVKPGAANLIASLKKMGVVTVLLSGDKQSRCDTVAQTLGITAIHAEKLPDEKLSIIDVYKQKGKTIMIGDGVNDAPALTKADVGVSVNDASHIAIQSARVILLNTDLNSLLFFLQISKHTLVTIKQNLFWAFAYNIVAIPLAALGFMSPMLGAFIMAFSDVVVIGNSLRLKVKNVRS; from the coding sequence ATGACAGACCAGTTAGTTGAGTTGAACGTTACCGGGATGCACTGTAATAACTGTGCGATATCCGTCCATCGCCTGTTAGAAAAAAAAGGGCTGCAGAATATTCTGGTCGATTTTGCAGGCGAAGAAGTTAAATTCTCTACAACCGATGAAACTGTTATACCGCAGATAATCAAAGATATTGAAGGCCTTGGCTTTCACGTAGTAGATGATGTGGCCACCCATCGCGAGAAATTTTATCAGAAAATAGAGAACAAATTCATCTTCTGCGCCATACTTACAGCTCCGCTCCTGCTGCACATGGTTTTACCGTGGCACTTGCTGCACCATCCGTATATTCAATTAGCTTTATGCCTGCCGGTGTTTATTGTCGGCTGCCTGCACTTTGGTAAAAGCGCCATCAGTTCAATAAGAGGTGGTGTGCCAAATATGGATGTACTAATATTTATTGGCTCGTCAGCGGCCTTTATTTACAGCCTGGCAGGTACTATACAAAACCTTGGTGAACAATATCAATTTTACGAAACTTGTGCTACCATTATCACTTTGGTGCTGCTGGGCAACCTGTTCGAGAAACGTTCGGTAACCCAAACCACATCGGCGGTTAAGGATTTGGTAAAATATCAGCAGGTAGATGCCCGCCGAATCATAAACGGGCAGGTAGAGATCATTAATGCCGGGGAAGTTAAGTCGGGCGATATTTTGCTGGTGAATACAGGCGATAAAATACCTGTTGATGGTGATATATTAGAGGGAAACGCCTCGGTTGATGAATCAATGCTCACTGGCGAAAGCGTCCCGGTGGAGAAGCAAAAGTACGACAGTGTTATTGGCGGCACTATTTTGCAATCGGGTAATATCCGTATCATTGCTACCAAAGTAGGCTCCAATTCGGTACTGGCGCAGATCATCGACCTGATGAAGAAGGCCCAGGCGGCAAAACCTCCTATCCAAAAACTGGGCGATAAAGTAGCGGGCATATTCGTCCCCACTGTTATTTTGATCTCCTTAATAACATTTGTGTTAACCTATTTTGCTTTCGGCGGCACATTGCAAAACTCGCTGATGCATGCTATTGCCGTGCTGGTCATCTCCTGCCCCTGTGCTATGGGACTGGCCACGCCTACCGCAGTAATGGTAGGTTTGGGGCGTGCGGCAAAAAACGGCGTGCTGATTAAAGGCGGCGATACTATTGAAGCCGTTGCTAATACTAAATATATAGTGTTTGATAAAACCGGGACACTAACTACAGGTACATTTGCCCTACGCGATATCCGGGCACAAGGCAGCGCTTCAATTGAAACCATACGCGGTATTGTTACGGCTATAGAGGAGCGTTCTAACCACCCTATAGCGCGTTCATTAGTGCAACAATTGAAAGGCCAGCCGCAACAAAAGACCATCCTGAAAGCAGTGTCCGAAGAAAAGGGCCTGGGCATGCGTGCCGAAGATGTAGAGGGTAATCATTATTTCCTGGGTGCGGCAAAAACAGGAACCGACATTGCCTATAACCTTGCCTTATACAAAAACCAGCAATTAATTGCTGAAATAGCTATACAGGACGATGTTAAACCCGGTGCGGCAAATTTGATTGCCAGTCTGAAAAAAATGGGGGTTGTCACGGTATTATTAAGCGGTGATAAACAATCTCGCTGTGATACTGTGGCACAAACCCTGGGTATTACTGCCATACATGCAGAAAAACTGCCGGATGAAAAACTGTCCATTATAGATGTATACAAGCAAAAAGGGAAAACCATTATGATAGGTGATGGTGTTAACGATGCCCCTGCCCTCACCAAAGCCGATGTTGGCGTATCTGTGAATGATGCCAGCCATATCGCTATACAATCGGCCAGGGTAATATTGCTTAACACCGACCTTAACTCGCTGCTTTTCTTTTTGCAGATCAGCAAGCATACGCTAGTCACCATTAAGCAGAACCTGTTTTGGGCCTTTGCTTATAACATTGTAGCTATTCCCTTAGCCGCATTAGGCTTCATGAGCCCAATGCTGGGCGCATTTATCATGGCATTCTCTGATGTGGTAGTAATTGGGAATTCATTGCGATTGAAGGTAAAGAATGTGCGTTCATAG
- the rnhA gene encoding ribonuclease HI codes for MAIELFTDGASSGNPGPGGYGAILRSGQHYKELSAGYRKTTNNRMELLAVIKGLEALKNPNQQVTIYSDSRYVIDSIEKKWLQGWVKKGFAGKKNKDLWIRYLEVSRIHQIKFVWVKGHAGHPENERCDQLAVAASKQKDLLIDAVFETEAMRTDLL; via the coding sequence ATGGCTATCGAACTATTTACTGACGGTGCATCGAGCGGAAACCCGGGTCCGGGTGGTTATGGAGCTATATTACGTTCAGGGCAACACTACAAAGAACTATCGGCAGGCTACCGCAAAACCACCAACAACCGCATGGAACTATTAGCCGTTATTAAAGGTTTGGAAGCCTTGAAGAACCCTAACCAACAGGTTACTATCTATTCCGATTCAAGATACGTTATTGATTCTATTGAAAAGAAATGGCTGCAAGGCTGGGTAAAAAAAGGCTTCGCCGGTAAAAAGAATAAGGACCTGTGGATACGTTACCTTGAAGTAAGCCGCATCCATCAAATAAAATTTGTTTGGGTAAAAGGCCATGCCGGTCACCCGGAAAATGAGCGCTGTGATCAATTAGCGGTGGCAGCAAGTAAACAGAAAGACTTGCTAATTGATGCCGTGTTTGAAACTGAGGCTATGCGGACGGATTTGTTGTAA
- a CDS encoding PAS domain S-box protein, with protein sequence MGVLLKTDQMNHGDVRFRKLIEHSYAGVTLLDRDLNVIYRSPSAERITGWKGTDRAEVALAALVHPQDEHILQEVLLRVYAQPGEPLSARFRTRHYAGHYIWVECILTNLLYEPEVEAIVFNFVDITRQVDLETEQQQSQDIIRDNAAFIRLVTDHVPAMIAYFSADLRCRFANKPYEEHFGAGGSVIGKLKTELLLPGENSAHERHIKAVLKGKRQSFERSLPGPEGTTLFTHTQYLPDGKPGNVKGFYSLVYDITEIKAAEIEIRQKSKQMEELLDSITDGFIAADANQCYTYVNKRLCEMVGLTPEEMIGRNMWELFPDAVGSITYESIQQALRENRYIVSEDYYAPLDLWQENRIYPRADGFSMFIRDITSRKKADEQLRLLFDRAPDLIGIVGIDRYFKRVNAAMCRQLGYTEQELLATPLDLLVHPDDLEVSRERTKAFIVGGDQTMYFENRFLTKNGKAIWLSWTVTRSAEEGIMFCVGKNISDKKEMENLLQKVNQLARIGGWEVDRVNGTAYWSPITREIYDVPEDFVPNSDNWLPFYREGADRDYIAGKMAGTIATGQPCDAEVQLVTAKGHTRWVRAIAEAEFRAGVCVRVYGSFQDIDDRKKAELAATAALAERNNILDSIGDGFFAVDRNWIVTYWNATAEQTMGTPREMMLGKYFWDIYSDAVDLEFYQYYQQAMFTGKPVHFEDYYPPMQTWFGVHAYPSENGLSVFFRDITEAKKSAQALAESERRYSNLFQLSPQPMFVYDMETLKYLDVNAAAITHYGYSREEFLSMTIVDIRPEDDIPLLKQTVAEQQEQEKVQLHGIFRHRKKTGEIIQVDIQSNQISYKGVRAKVVLANDVTERVRYIEAIEAQNKKLMDISWMQSHIIRAPLSRIMGLIPMLTPYTGDDPEQRLIQEYLVASANELDQVIRSIIEKTGIIDLKK encoded by the coding sequence ATGGGTGTATTATTAAAAACTGACCAGATGAACCACGGCGACGTGCGTTTCCGCAAGCTCATAGAACACAGTTACGCAGGCGTAACGCTTCTTGACCGGGACTTGAACGTAATTTACCGAAGCCCGTCTGCCGAACGTATTACGGGCTGGAAGGGCACAGACCGTGCAGAAGTTGCCCTTGCCGCTTTGGTACATCCTCAGGATGAACACATACTTCAGGAAGTTTTGCTGCGGGTATATGCGCAACCCGGCGAGCCCTTATCGGCCAGGTTCCGCACGCGGCATTATGCAGGGCATTATATCTGGGTGGAATGTATTCTCACCAATCTGTTGTATGAGCCTGAAGTGGAGGCCATAGTTTTTAATTTTGTAGATATAACGCGGCAAGTGGATCTGGAAACCGAACAGCAGCAAAGCCAGGACATCATTCGGGATAATGCCGCCTTTATTCGCCTTGTTACTGATCATGTGCCGGCTATGATCGCCTACTTTTCAGCAGACCTGCGCTGCCGTTTTGCTAATAAACCCTACGAAGAACATTTTGGCGCTGGCGGAAGCGTGATTGGAAAGTTAAAGACCGAACTATTATTGCCTGGTGAAAACAGCGCCCACGAACGTCATATAAAAGCTGTTTTAAAAGGAAAGCGTCAAAGCTTTGAACGCAGCCTGCCTGGCCCGGAGGGTACTACCCTATTCACGCATACCCAATACCTGCCAGATGGTAAACCTGGAAATGTTAAAGGCTTTTACTCGCTGGTGTATGACATTACTGAGATCAAGGCTGCTGAAATTGAGATCAGGCAAAAATCGAAACAGATGGAAGAACTGCTGGACAGCATTACCGACGGTTTTATTGCCGCTGATGCCAACCAGTGTTATACCTATGTGAATAAACGGCTGTGTGAAATGGTCGGCTTAACACCAGAAGAAATGATCGGGCGCAATATGTGGGAGTTATTCCCCGATGCCGTAGGCTCAATAACCTACGAATCCATTCAACAGGCGTTGCGTGAAAACCGATATATAGTGAGTGAAGATTATTATGCCCCGCTTGACCTGTGGCAGGAAAACCGTATTTATCCCAGGGCTGATGGTTTTTCGATGTTCATTCGCGATATAACCAGCCGTAAAAAGGCAGATGAACAGCTTCGGTTGCTATTTGACCGTGCTCCTGATTTGATCGGCATTGTTGGGATCGACCGTTATTTCAAAAGGGTTAACGCAGCCATGTGCAGGCAACTGGGATATACAGAACAGGAACTGTTGGCCACTCCGCTCGATCTTTTGGTACACCCAGATGATCTGGAGGTCAGCCGGGAACGTACGAAAGCATTTATAGTCGGTGGTGACCAGACCATGTATTTCGAAAATCGCTTTTTAACTAAAAACGGCAAAGCGATATGGCTATCCTGGACTGTAACGCGTTCTGCGGAAGAAGGGATAATGTTTTGCGTAGGGAAAAATATTTCAGATAAAAAGGAAATGGAAAACCTGTTGCAAAAAGTTAATCAACTTGCCAGGATTGGTGGCTGGGAGGTAGACCGGGTGAATGGAACGGCTTACTGGTCGCCAATTACAAGGGAAATTTACGACGTGCCTGAAGATTTTGTGCCAAATAGTGATAACTGGCTTCCTTTTTATAGGGAAGGTGCTGACCGGGACTATATCGCCGGTAAAATGGCCGGCACCATTGCCACTGGGCAGCCTTGCGATGCTGAAGTGCAATTGGTTACAGCGAAGGGCCATACGCGTTGGGTTCGCGCAATTGCTGAGGCAGAGTTTCGTGCCGGAGTGTGTGTGAGGGTGTATGGCAGTTTTCAGGACATTGACGATCGTAAAAAAGCGGAATTAGCCGCCACTGCAGCACTCGCCGAACGCAACAATATTTTGGACAGCATTGGTGATGGTTTTTTTGCCGTCGACCGTAACTGGATCGTCACCTATTGGAACGCTACGGCCGAACAAACAATGGGTACGCCAAGGGAAATGATGCTTGGAAAGTATTTCTGGGATATATACAGTGATGCTGTCGATCTGGAATTTTACCAATACTACCAACAGGCAATGTTTACAGGTAAACCGGTCCATTTTGAGGATTATTACCCGCCTATGCAAACCTGGTTTGGTGTGCATGCGTATCCTTCAGAAAATGGATTATCTGTATTTTTCAGGGACATTACAGAAGCAAAAAAGTCCGCGCAAGCATTGGCTGAATCGGAAAGACGATACAGCAACCTTTTTCAGCTTAGTCCACAGCCCATGTTCGTTTATGATATGGAGACGTTAAAATATCTGGATGTGAACGCTGCGGCTATTACACATTATGGTTACAGCCGTGAAGAATTTTTATCCATGACCATTGTGGACATCAGGCCTGAAGACGATATCCCGCTGCTTAAACAGACCGTTGCCGAGCAACAGGAACAAGAAAAAGTACAACTGCACGGCATCTTCAGGCACCGTAAAAAAACCGGCGAAATTATCCAGGTGGACATCCAAAGCAACCAGATCAGTTATAAAGGCGTTAGGGCCAAAGTGGTGCTGGCTAATGATGTGACCGAGCGGGTGCGTTATATAGAAGCTATCGAAGCACAAAATAAAAAACTGATGGATATTTCCTGGATGCAGTCGCATATTATCCGCGCGCCCCTATCCCGCATTATGGGTTTGATCCCAATGCTTACCCCATATACAGGAGATGATCCCGAACAGCGGCTTATCCAAGAATACCTTGTAGCATCGGCTAATGAGTTAGACCAGGTGATCCGATCGATTATTGAGAAGACCGGTATTATCGATTTAAAAAAATAA
- the fbp gene encoding class 1 fructose-bisphosphatase, with the protein MKVVKTLGQFIIEKQADFPYAKGELSRLLRDIAIAAKIVNREVNKAGLADIIGDAGSINVQGEGQKLLDVYANEQFISALKSGGECCTVVSEENDEYIYIDHEISKNAKYIVAIDPLDGSSNIDVNVGVGTIFSIFRRKSQNGKATMEDVLQTGTEQVAAGYVIYGSSTMLVYTTGKGVNGFTLDPSIGEFCLSHPNMKIPKDGIIYSINEGYYAHFPDGVKKYIKFCQVEDDKTNRPYTSRYTGSMVADLHRNMIKGGIFIYPITAKSPKGKLRLIYECNPMAFIIEQAGGKASDGYNRILELEVTELHQRSAIFIGSENMVKKAEEMMACFSPQVTKKSFEGVVSVQ; encoded by the coding sequence ATGAAGGTAGTTAAAACCCTTGGTCAATTTATTATTGAAAAACAAGCTGATTTTCCTTACGCGAAAGGTGAACTTTCAAGGTTATTAAGGGATATTGCTATAGCGGCTAAAATTGTTAACCGTGAGGTAAATAAAGCCGGACTGGCTGATATTATTGGCGATGCGGGCAGTATTAATGTGCAGGGCGAGGGCCAAAAATTACTGGATGTGTATGCTAACGAACAATTTATATCTGCACTGAAAAGTGGTGGCGAATGCTGCACGGTGGTATCTGAAGAAAACGACGAATATATTTACATCGATCATGAGATTTCTAAGAATGCCAAATATATTGTAGCTATCGATCCGCTGGACGGTTCATCAAATATTGACGTGAACGTAGGGGTGGGCACCATATTTTCTATTTTCCGGCGTAAAAGCCAAAATGGCAAGGCTACTATGGAGGACGTGCTGCAGACAGGTACAGAACAAGTAGCGGCCGGGTATGTTATTTATGGCTCATCCACCATGCTGGTTTATACTACAGGCAAAGGTGTTAACGGCTTTACGTTAGACCCATCAATTGGCGAGTTTTGCCTGTCGCACCCCAATATGAAGATACCTAAGGATGGTATTATCTACTCGATCAACGAAGGATACTATGCTCATTTCCCCGATGGCGTTAAAAAATATATTAAGTTTTGCCAGGTAGAAGATGATAAAACCAACCGTCCTTACACCTCGCGCTATACCGGTTCTATGGTGGCCGACCTGCACCGTAATATGATAAAAGGGGGGATATTTATCTACCCGATCACTGCCAAATCGCCCAAGGGTAAGCTGCGGCTAATATACGAATGTAACCCTATGGCCTTTATTATTGAACAGGCTGGGGGCAAAGCCAGCGATGGTTATAACCGTATACTTGAATTGGAGGTTACCGAACTCCACCAACGCTCGGCCATATTTATAGGATCTGAAAATATGGTTAAAAAAGCGGAAGAAATGATGGCATGCTTCTCGCCGCAAGTAACCAAAAAGAGTTTTGAGGGAGTGGTATCGGTGCAGTAA